Proteins co-encoded in one Malus sylvestris chromosome 7, drMalSylv7.2, whole genome shotgun sequence genomic window:
- the LOC126630787 gene encoding gibberellin 3-beta-dioxygenase 1-like, producing the protein MHTVLTLSHTVLSLSLSLSPSLVLLLSTMSSGKLSDAFKSHPIFLHKQHPDDFSSLQELPESYAWTSQLNEYPSFESLSCSESVPVIDLADPNVVELVGHACKTWGMFQATNHGVPQKLVDDMESTVRSLFSLPPQQKLKAARLPDGISGYGFHRISAFCEKLMWSESFTIVGSPLQHFCQLWPQDHTKFCCVTEEYEKEMKRLAARLMWLMLGSLGISKEDIKWAGPRGEFEDASAALQLNSYPACPDPDRTMGLAQHTDSNLLSIIHQSAKASGLQVFQEGKDEGRGWLMVPPVPGAFVINVGDFIHILSNGLYQTPLHRAVVNRSQHRVSVAYLYGPPENAQVSPLSKLLGPNCPPLYAPVTWNEYLGTKAKLNNKALQSLRLNAPLN; encoded by the exons ATGCACACagtcctcactctctctcacacagtcctctctctctctctctctctctctccctctctcgtaTTACTATTATCTACTATGTCGAGTGGAAAACTCTCAGATGCATTCAAATCCCACCCTATCTTTCTCCACAAGCAACACCCAGACGACTTCAGCTCATTACAGGAATTACCAGAGTCGTATGCATGGACGTCACAGCTTAAcgaatatccgtctttcgaatCATTATCTTGCTCAGAGTCTGTGCCGGTGATCGATCTCGCCGACCCAAATGTCGTTGAACTCGTAGGACATGCATGCAAGACTTGGGGCATGTTCCAAGCCACAAACCATGGCGTCCCCCAAAAACTTGTTGACGACATGGAATCTACTGTTCGAAGCCTTTTCTCTCTGCCACCCCAACAAAAGCTCAAAGCAGCTCGATTGCCCGATGGCATTTCCGGTTACGGTTTCCATCGCATATCTGCCTTTTGTGAAAAGCTAATGTGGTCTGAGAGCTTCACTATCGTTGGCTCACCACTTCAACATTTTTGCCAACTTTGGCCCCAAGATCACACCAAGTTCTG TTGTGTTACTGAAGAATATGAGAAAGAGATGAAAAGACTTGCAGCTAGGTTGATGTGGCTAATGCTTGGCTCATTAGGCATATCCAAGGAAGACATCAAATGGGCGGGTCcaagaggtgaatttgaagatGCATCTGCAGCCTTACAATTGAACTCATACCCCGCTTGTCCGGATCCAGATCGGACCATGGGTCTTGCCCAACATACTGATTCAAACCTCCTGTCAATTATCCACCAAAGCGCTAAGGCCAGTGGCTTGCAAGTTTTCCAAGAAGGGAAGGACGAGGGCCGGGGGTGGCTTATGGTTCCACCGGTCCCGGGGGCTTTTGTGATCAATGTGGGTGACTTCATTCACATATTATCAAACGGATTGTACCAGACCCCCCTTCACCGGGCAGTGGTGAACCGGAGCCAGCACCGTGTATCAGTTGCTTACTTATATGGTCCTCCGGAGAATGCTCAGGTCTCTCCCCTCTCGAAATTACTCGGCCCGAATTGCCCTCCGCTGTACGCGCCCGTCACTTGGAATGAGTACCTTGGAACCAAGGCAAAGCTTAACAACAAGGCACTTCAATCACTCCGACTGAATGCTCCTCTGAATTAG